The Collimonas fungivorans Ter331 genome has a segment encoding these proteins:
- a CDS encoding ZIP family metal transporter: protein MIAGLFSITAAAVFSFALLSKMVERMVSLSVGIMLATSLLHALPEAFESKADNHTLFAVLLGGLLAFFVLEKFAILRHSHHHEDDGHGHHHGHDKKEAGKAGWMILVGDGLHNFTDGILIAAAFLADPHLGLITGLAIIVHEIPQEIGDFIVLLNAGFSRTRAYVYNLICSLMAVVGGLLGYFTLERGMEWIPYVLVFASSGFIYIAVSDLMPQMQRRATLRETIPQILLIGAGVAIVLFLTRHAHHH from the coding sequence ATGATCGCCGGTCTTTTCAGCATTACTGCCGCTGCCGTTTTTTCGTTCGCGCTGCTGTCCAAGATGGTCGAGCGCATGGTCAGCCTGTCGGTCGGCATCATGCTGGCGACTTCCTTGCTGCACGCCTTGCCGGAAGCCTTCGAATCGAAGGCCGACAACCATACGCTGTTCGCCGTGCTGCTGGGCGGCCTGCTGGCGTTTTTTGTACTGGAAAAATTCGCCATCCTGCGCCATTCGCACCATCACGAGGACGACGGCCACGGCCATCACCACGGCCATGACAAGAAAGAGGCGGGCAAAGCCGGCTGGATGATCCTGGTGGGCGACGGCTTGCACAATTTTACCGACGGCATCCTGATCGCCGCGGCCTTCCTGGCCGATCCGCACCTGGGCCTGATCACCGGCCTGGCCATCATCGTGCATGAGATCCCGCAGGAAATCGGCGATTTCATCGTGCTGCTCAATGCCGGCTTTTCGCGCACCCGCGCTTATGTGTACAACCTGATCTGCAGCCTGATGGCGGTGGTAGGCGGCCTGCTCGGCTACTTTACGCTGGAGCGCGGCATGGAATGGATTCCCTACGTGCTGGTGTTTGCTTCATCGGGCTTTATCTATATCGCCGTCAGCGACTTGATGCCGCAGATGCAGCGCCGCGCCACGCTGCGCGAAACGATTCCGCAGATCCTGCTGATCGGGGCCGGCGTCGCCATTGTGCTGTTCCTGACGCGCCACGCCCACCATCATTAG
- a CDS encoding sulfurtransferase, with amino-acid sequence MSQAHPYQTLISAANLLQNAQNPNWVILDCRHDLVDAAAGRAAYDAGHIPGARFANLDRDLSGAKQAADGSFKGRHPLPETDALLATLRQWGINDDTQVVAYDAQGSMYAARLWWLLRSIGHSSAAVLDGGLAAWQAAAGSLSTAEPAPAAGNISAKPPLTASVDAHDILHNLTNPRRTILDARAPDRFRGENETIDPVGGHIPGAKNRFFKDNLQADGRFKPGHQLHEEFGALISEPQAAIMQCGSGVTACHNLLALEIAGLHGAALYPGSWSEWCSDPKRPMAKGV; translated from the coding sequence ATGTCTCAAGCCCATCCCTACCAGACGCTGATTTCTGCCGCGAACCTGCTGCAGAATGCGCAAAACCCCAACTGGGTCATCCTCGATTGCCGCCACGACCTGGTCGATGCCGCTGCCGGCAGGGCGGCATACGATGCAGGCCACATTCCCGGAGCCCGTTTTGCCAACCTCGACCGCGACCTGTCCGGCGCCAAGCAGGCGGCCGACGGCAGCTTCAAGGGCCGCCATCCCTTGCCTGAAACAGATGCGCTGCTGGCAACGCTGCGGCAATGGGGCATCAACGACGATACCCAGGTCGTCGCCTACGATGCCCAGGGCAGCATGTATGCAGCCCGCCTGTGGTGGCTGCTGCGCTCCATCGGCCACAGTTCGGCGGCGGTGCTGGACGGCGGCCTGGCGGCCTGGCAAGCAGCCGCAGGCAGCTTGTCGACGGCCGAACCGGCGCCCGCAGCCGGCAACATCAGCGCCAAGCCGCCGCTCACCGCCAGCGTCGATGCGCATGACATCCTGCACAACCTGACCAACCCAAGGCGGACTATCCTCGACGCCCGCGCGCCGGACCGCTTTCGCGGAGAAAATGAAACCATCGATCCGGTTGGCGGCCATATTCCGGGCGCCAAGAATCGTTTCTTCAAAGACAATCTGCAGGCGGACGGCCGCTTCAAGCCCGGCCATCAATTGCACGAGGAATTCGGTGCCCTGATCAGCGAACCGCAAGCGGCGATCATGCAATGCGGTTCAGGCGTCACCGCCTGCCACAACCTGCTGGCGCTGGAAATTGCCGGTTTGCATGGCGCTGCCCTGTATCCGGGATCGTGGAGCGAGTGGTGCTCAGATCCGAAGCGGCCTATGGCCAAGGGCGTATAA
- the polA gene encoding DNA polymerase I, giving the protein MQKTLLLVDGSSYLYRAFHALPDMRNAANEPTGAMYGIINMLRRLRLDYPSAYLACVFDAKGKTFRDDMYADYKATRASMPEDLVKQITPIHAAVRAMGWPILMVEGVEADDVIGTLTVQAVTHGMQAIVSTGDKDLAQLVNDNVTLINTMSNETLDRAGVIAKFGVPPERIVDYLTLIGDTVDNIPGVAKVGPKTAVKWLAQYDTVDQVIAHAADIGGAVGENLRQVLDWLPKAKELVTVKTDCDLSAHMVSIPESLKAPEQDKETLIELFTRYNFKTWLRELSVAGNAAGTAEAGKPAAAGSNTGAAEPAQSSLFAATAAPVERLYETVLTEAQLDQWLQRIDKASLTAVDTETTSLDPMTAQLVGISLCCEVGVAAYIPVAHRYQDAPAQLPREFVLEKMRAWLEDESKPKVGQNLKYDSHIFANQGVSLRGIVHDTLLESYVFESHRSHDMDSLALRHLNHQTITFQEVCGKGASQIGFDEVEIGRAAEYAAEDADITLQLHLTMWPHIADDAKLRFIYEKIEVPTSVVLQKIERNGVLIDASLLATQSNELGKRMLEIEQLAYELAGQPFNLSSPKQLGEILFDKLKLPVVKKTPSGSPSTDEEVLQKLAEDYPLPKVLLDYRSLSKLKSTYTDKLPKMVNPHTGRVHTNYAQAVAVTGRLASNDPNLQNIPIRTAEGRRIREAFVAPPDSVIVSADYSQIELRIMAHISGDENMLRAFAEGVDIHRATAAEIFGTPAAEVTSEQRRYAKVINFGLIYGMSAFGLAGNLGIERAAAQMYIEKYFMRFAGVKQFMDMTRVEAKSQGYVETVFGRRLWLPEINSPNGQRRQGAERAAINAPMQGTAADLIKLSMIAVQGWIETERLKSKMVMQVHDELVLEVPQDELALVRERLPQLMAGVAELKVPLIAEVGVGKNWDEAH; this is encoded by the coding sequence ATGCAAAAAACCCTGCTGTTAGTTGATGGTTCCAGTTATCTTTACCGGGCCTTCCATGCCTTGCCCGATATGCGCAATGCTGCCAATGAACCGACCGGCGCGATGTATGGGATCATCAATATGTTGCGCCGCTTGCGCCTCGATTACCCCTCAGCTTACCTCGCCTGCGTGTTCGATGCAAAAGGTAAAACTTTCCGCGACGACATGTACGCCGATTACAAGGCAACCCGGGCATCGATGCCGGAAGACCTGGTTAAACAGATTACGCCTATTCACGCCGCTGTGCGCGCCATGGGCTGGCCGATCCTGATGGTCGAAGGCGTGGAAGCCGACGATGTGATCGGCACCCTGACCGTGCAGGCCGTGACGCACGGCATGCAGGCCATCGTCTCCACCGGCGACAAGGACCTGGCGCAGCTGGTCAACGACAATGTGACGCTGATCAACACCATGAGCAACGAAACGCTGGACCGCGCCGGCGTGATCGCCAAGTTCGGCGTGCCGCCCGAGCGCATCGTCGATTACCTGACCCTGATCGGCGATACCGTCGACAATATTCCCGGCGTCGCCAAGGTCGGACCGAAGACGGCGGTCAAATGGCTGGCGCAATACGACACGGTCGACCAGGTGATCGCGCATGCGGCCGACATCGGCGGCGCAGTCGGCGAGAACCTGCGGCAAGTGCTGGACTGGCTGCCGAAAGCGAAGGAACTGGTGACGGTGAAAACCGATTGCGACCTGAGCGCGCACATGGTGTCGATCCCGGAATCGCTGAAGGCGCCCGAGCAGGACAAAGAGACGCTGATCGAATTGTTCACGCGCTATAACTTCAAGACCTGGCTGCGCGAACTGAGCGTAGCGGGCAATGCCGCCGGCACGGCCGAGGCGGGAAAACCGGCTGCGGCCGGCAGCAATACGGGCGCAGCCGAGCCGGCCCAGAGCAGCCTGTTTGCGGCAACTGCGGCGCCAGTTGAGCGGCTGTACGAAACCGTGCTGACCGAAGCCCAGCTGGACCAGTGGCTGCAGCGCATCGACAAAGCCAGCCTGACCGCGGTCGATACCGAAACCACCTCGCTCGATCCGATGACCGCCCAGCTGGTCGGCATCTCGTTGTGCTGCGAAGTCGGCGTCGCCGCCTATATCCCGGTCGCGCATCGCTACCAGGATGCGCCGGCGCAATTGCCGCGCGAGTTCGTGCTGGAAAAAATGCGTGCTTGGCTGGAAGACGAGAGCAAGCCCAAGGTCGGCCAGAACCTGAAATACGACAGCCATATTTTCGCCAACCAGGGCGTCAGCCTGCGCGGCATCGTGCACGATACCCTGCTCGAATCCTATGTGTTCGAGTCGCACCGCAGCCACGACATGGACAGCCTGGCGCTGCGCCACCTGAACCACCAGACGATCACTTTCCAGGAGGTATGCGGCAAGGGCGCTTCGCAAATCGGTTTCGACGAAGTCGAGATCGGCCGCGCCGCCGAATACGCGGCCGAGGATGCCGACATCACGCTGCAGCTGCACCTGACCATGTGGCCGCATATCGCCGACGACGCCAAACTCAGGTTCATCTACGAAAAAATCGAAGTGCCGACGTCGGTAGTGCTGCAAAAGATCGAGCGCAACGGCGTGCTGATCGACGCCAGCCTGCTGGCGACGCAATCGAACGAGCTCGGCAAGCGCATGCTGGAGATCGAGCAGCTGGCTTACGAACTGGCCGGCCAGCCGTTCAACCTGAGCTCGCCCAAGCAGCTGGGCGAAATCCTGTTCGACAAGCTCAAGCTGCCGGTGGTCAAGAAGACGCCGTCCGGATCGCCGTCTACCGATGAAGAAGTGCTGCAGAAACTGGCGGAGGATTATCCGCTGCCGAAAGTGCTGCTCGACTACCGCAGCCTATCCAAGCTGAAATCGACCTATACCGACAAACTGCCGAAGATGGTCAACCCGCATACCGGCCGCGTGCATACCAATTACGCGCAAGCGGTGGCGGTGACCGGACGGCTGGCGTCTAACGATCCCAACCTGCAGAACATCCCGATCCGCACCGCCGAAGGCCGGCGTATCCGTGAAGCGTTTGTGGCGCCGCCGGACAGCGTGATTGTCTCGGCCGACTATTCGCAAATCGAATTGCGCATCATGGCCCACATATCGGGCGATGAAAACATGCTGCGCGCCTTTGCCGAAGGCGTGGACATTCACCGCGCTACCGCCGCCGAGATTTTCGGCACGCCGGCAGCCGAGGTCACCAGCGAGCAGCGGCGTTACGCCAAGGTCATCAACTTCGGCCTGATCTACGGCATGAGCGCATTCGGCCTGGCCGGCAACCTCGGCATCGAGCGCGCCGCCGCCCAGATGTACATCGAAAAATATTTCATGCGTTTTGCCGGCGTCAAGCAGTTCATGGACATGACACGGGTGGAAGCCAAGTCGCAAGGCTACGTCGAGACCGTGTTCGGCCGCCGCCTGTGGCTGCCGGAAATCAATTCGCCCAACGGCCAGCGCCGCCAGGGCGCCGAACGCGCCGCGATCAATGCGCCGATGCAGGGCACGGCGGCCGACCTGATCAAATTGTCGATGATCGCAGTGCAAGGCTGGATCGAAACAGAGCGGTTAAAATCAAAGATGGTCATGCAAGTGCACGATGAGCTGGTGCTCGAAGTGCCGCAGGACGAACTGGCGCTGGTGCGGGAAAGGCTGCCGCAGCTGATGGCTGGCGTGGCTGAACTAAAAGTGCCGCTGATTGCCGAAGTCGGAGTGGGCAAGAACTGGGACGAGGCGCACTAA
- a CDS encoding homoserine kinase — MAVFTPVTLDDLTQWIPPFSLGKALAIRGISSGIENSNFFIDTERGEYVLTVFENLSFEQLPFYLELMRHLAQRGVLVPEPIANLQGRIINPLHGKPAAIVTKLEGDCQLAPAPVHCAAVGAMLAKMHLAAQDFPIRQPNLRGLSWWRETTPVVLPYLPQEAQQLLRDEMAFQENFAASQTYSRLPNGPVHADLFRNNVMFDGERLTGFFDFYFAGCDTWLFDLAVTVNDWCIDLASGKLDDSRTRAMLDAYHAVRPFSADEQTAWQAMLRAGALRFWLSRLYDFYLPREAEILTPHDPGHFERILRQRVAHPAPNLY, encoded by the coding sequence ATGGCAGTATTTACCCCCGTCACGCTAGACGATCTCACGCAGTGGATCCCTCCCTTTTCCTTGGGCAAGGCACTGGCAATCCGGGGCATCTCGTCCGGCATCGAAAACAGCAATTTTTTCATCGACACCGAGCGCGGCGAGTATGTGCTGACGGTGTTTGAAAATCTCAGTTTCGAACAGCTGCCGTTTTACCTGGAACTGATGCGCCACCTGGCGCAGCGCGGCGTGCTGGTGCCCGAGCCTATCGCCAACCTGCAAGGCCGGATCATCAATCCGCTGCATGGCAAGCCGGCCGCCATCGTCACCAAGCTGGAAGGCGATTGCCAGCTGGCGCCGGCGCCCGTGCATTGCGCAGCCGTGGGCGCGATGCTGGCAAAGATGCACCTGGCGGCGCAGGATTTCCCGATTCGCCAGCCGAATCTGCGCGGCCTTTCCTGGTGGCGCGAAACTACGCCGGTGGTGCTGCCCTACCTACCGCAAGAAGCGCAACAGCTGCTGCGCGACGAAATGGCGTTCCAGGAAAATTTCGCCGCCTCGCAAACATATAGCCGATTGCCGAACGGACCGGTGCACGCCGACCTGTTCCGCAACAACGTGATGTTCGACGGCGAGCGGCTGACAGGATTTTTCGATTTCTATTTCGCCGGCTGCGATACCTGGCTGTTTGACCTGGCGGTCACGGTCAACGACTGGTGCATAGACCTGGCCAGCGGCAAGCTTGACGACAGCCGGACAAGAGCGATGCTCGATGCGTATCATGCGGTGCGGCCGTTCAGCGCCGACGAACAAACTGCCTGGCAAGCGATGCTGCGCGCCGGCGCCTTGCGCTTCTGGCTGTCGCGGCTGTACGATTTTTATTTGCCGCGCGAAGCAGAAATACTGACGCCGCACGACCCCGGCCATTTCGAGCGGATCCTGCGGCAGCGCGTCGCCCATCCGGCGCCAAACCTGTACTGA
- a CDS encoding UvrD-helicase domain-containing protein has product MQNLLHNLNPEQLAAVTLPAQSALILAGAGSGKTRVLTTRIAWLIQTGQVSPSGVLAVTFTNKASKEMMTRLSAMLPINTRGMWIGTFHGLCNRLLRAHYRDAALPQTFQILDSQDQLSAIKRLLKSLNVDDEKYPPRNLMYFINGAKDQGLRANEVEANDDYNRKFVELYDLYDQQCQREGVVDFAELLLRTYELLSRNQPLREHYQSRFKHILVDEFQDTNDLQYKWLKLMAGQRGAVFAVGDDDQSIYAFRGANVGNMSAFEHEFRVENLIKLEQNYRSHGHILDSANTLIANNSKRLGKNLRTDAGHGEPVRIYEATSDLQEAQWIIEETKSLINEGASRSEIAVLYRSNAQSRVIEHALVASGIPYRVYGGQRYFERAEVKHAIAYLQLMDNPHNDSAFLRVVNFPARGIGARSLEQLQDAAKQYGISLYAAVPYVAGKAGATLGSFLKLIEGGRFETQHLPLPEMVQVVLDLSGLLQHYQNEKEGADRIENLEQLVNAATLFVSEEGFGIDAPALLGPKAQAVSGAAITTADGIEVFDADAPLSAVMSPLSAFLSHASLEAGNNQAQAGEEALQLMTVHSAKGLEFDAVFITGLEEGLFPHENSQKEDAGVEEERRLMYVAITRAKKRLYMSFSQTRMLHGQTRYNMRSRFFDELPEDALKWLSPKVQQHSWFANAKSAWDEAPEKAANNISKNFGRRDIGWRIGENVAHLKFGEGVIVNIEGSGGNARAHINFGRHGMKLLDLSVAKLEKIA; this is encoded by the coding sequence ATGCAAAATCTTCTTCATAACCTCAATCCAGAACAGCTCGCGGCAGTCACCCTGCCGGCGCAATCCGCACTCATCCTGGCCGGCGCCGGCTCCGGCAAGACGCGCGTGCTGACCACCCGCATCGCCTGGCTGATCCAGACCGGCCAGGTATCGCCGTCGGGCGTGCTGGCGGTGACGTTCACCAACAAGGCGTCGAAGGAAATGATGACGCGCTTGTCGGCGATGTTGCCGATCAATACACGCGGCATGTGGATAGGGACTTTCCACGGCCTGTGCAATCGCCTGCTGCGCGCCCATTACCGCGACGCCGCCTTGCCGCAGACTTTCCAGATACTGGATTCGCAGGACCAGCTGTCGGCAATTAAGCGTTTGCTGAAATCGCTCAATGTCGACGATGAAAAATACCCGCCGCGCAACCTGATGTACTTCATCAACGGCGCCAAGGACCAGGGCTTGCGCGCCAACGAGGTCGAAGCCAACGACGATTACAACCGCAAGTTCGTCGAGCTGTACGACCTGTACGACCAGCAATGCCAGCGCGAAGGCGTGGTCGATTTCGCCGAGCTGCTGCTGCGCACCTATGAACTGCTGAGCCGCAACCAGCCGCTGCGCGAGCACTACCAGTCGCGCTTCAAGCACATCCTGGTGGACGAGTTCCAGGACACCAACGACCTGCAATACAAATGGCTCAAGCTGATGGCGGGCCAGCGCGGCGCGGTGTTTGCGGTGGGCGACGACGACCAGAGCATCTATGCCTTCCGCGGCGCCAATGTCGGCAACATGAGTGCGTTCGAGCATGAGTTCCGGGTCGAGAACCTGATCAAGCTGGAGCAGAATTACCGTTCCCACGGCCATATCCTGGACAGCGCCAATACCCTGATCGCCAACAACAGCAAGCGGCTCGGCAAGAACCTGCGGACCGACGCCGGCCACGGCGAGCCGGTGCGCATCTACGAAGCCACCAGCGACCTGCAGGAAGCGCAGTGGATCATCGAAGAAACCAAGAGCCTGATCAACGAAGGCGCCAGCCGCAGCGAAATCGCGGTGCTGTACCGCTCCAATGCGCAGTCGCGCGTGATCGAACATGCCCTGGTGGCGTCCGGCATCCCTTATCGGGTGTACGGCGGCCAGCGCTATTTCGAACGCGCCGAGGTCAAGCACGCGATTGCCTACCTGCAGCTGATGGACAATCCGCACAACGATTCGGCCTTTCTGCGCGTGGTGAATTTCCCGGCGCGCGGCATCGGCGCGCGCTCGCTGGAGCAGCTGCAGGACGCGGCCAAGCAATACGGCATCTCCTTGTATGCAGCGGTGCCGTATGTAGCCGGCAAGGCTGGCGCCACGCTCGGTTCCTTCCTCAAGCTGATCGAAGGCGGGCGCTTTGAAACCCAGCATCTGCCGTTGCCGGAAATGGTGCAGGTGGTGCTCGACCTGAGCGGCCTGTTGCAGCACTACCAGAATGAAAAAGAAGGCGCCGACCGCATCGAGAATCTGGAGCAGCTGGTGAATGCCGCGACCCTGTTTGTTTCGGAAGAAGGATTCGGCATCGATGCGCCGGCCTTGCTTGGGCCCAAGGCGCAAGCGGTGTCAGGAGCGGCCATCACGACCGCCGACGGCATCGAAGTGTTCGATGCCGATGCGCCGCTGTCCGCGGTGATGTCGCCATTGTCGGCCTTCCTTTCGCATGCGTCGCTGGAGGCTGGCAATAACCAGGCTCAGGCTGGCGAGGAAGCCTTGCAGCTGATGACGGTGCACTCGGCCAAAGGCCTGGAGTTCGACGCGGTGTTCATTACCGGCCTGGAAGAGGGATTGTTCCCGCACGAGAATTCGCAGAAAGAGGACGCCGGCGTGGAAGAAGAGCGGCGCCTGATGTATGTCGCCATCACGCGTGCGAAAAAACGGCTGTACATGAGTTTTTCGCAGACCCGGATGCTGCATGGCCAGACCCGCTACAACATGCGCTCGCGCTTCTTCGACGAATTGCCGGAAGATGCGCTGAAGTGGCTGTCGCCCAAGGTGCAGCAGCATAGCTGGTTCGCCAACGCCAAATCGGCCTGGGACGAGGCGCCTGAGAAAGCTGCCAACAATATCTCCAAGAACTTCGGCCGGCGCGATATCGGCTGGCGCATTGGCGAGAACGTGGCGCACCTGAAGTTCGGCGAAGGCGTGATCGTGAATATCGAAGGCAGCGGCGGCAATGCGCGCGCCCACATCAACTTCGGCAGGCATGGCATGAAACTGTTGGACCTGAGCGTGGCGAAGCTGGAGAAGATTGCGTAG
- a CDS encoding TIGR00730 family Rossman fold protein — MELNGKNVPRLRQVTDIERATSKKARESWHMFTIMAEFIESTERLSELHPAVSIFGSARIKEDNPYYPLCMDIARRFSDEGFAVISGGGPGLMEAANKGAFEGKSPSVGLNIELPHEQSGNKWQDISLSFRHFFARKVAFVRYADAYIVLPGGFGTLDELTEVLTLIQTGKCRHIPIILVGSSFWSGLLDWFRSQLVGDGMIGAKDMDLIQVLDDPAEILAAVVKFYEAGETVMAESDRHASVLL, encoded by the coding sequence ATGGAATTGAACGGAAAAAATGTGCCGCGTTTGCGGCAAGTGACGGACATCGAACGCGCAACTTCCAAAAAGGCGCGCGAATCGTGGCATATGTTCACGATTATGGCAGAATTTATCGAGTCGACCGAACGCCTTTCCGAGTTGCATCCGGCGGTGTCGATCTTCGGCTCGGCCCGCATCAAGGAAGACAATCCTTATTATCCCCTGTGCATGGATATTGCACGACGCTTTTCCGACGAAGGTTTTGCCGTGATTTCGGGCGGCGGCCCGGGCTTGATGGAAGCGGCCAACAAGGGCGCGTTCGAGGGCAAGTCGCCGTCGGTCGGCCTGAATATCGAACTGCCGCACGAGCAAAGCGGGAATAAATGGCAGGACATTTCCCTGAGTTTCCGTCATTTCTTCGCCCGCAAGGTCGCCTTCGTGCGTTACGCCGATGCCTACATCGTGCTGCCCGGCGGCTTCGGCACCCTGGATGAGCTGACCGAGGTATTGACGCTGATCCAGACCGGCAAATGCCGCCATATCCCGATCATCCTGGTCGGCAGCAGCTTCTGGAGCGGGCTGCTGGACTGGTTCCGCAGCCAGCTGGTGGGCGACGGCATGATCGGCGCCAAGGACATGGACCTGATCCAGGTGCTGGACGATCCGGCCGAGATTCTCGCTGCCGTGGTGAAATTCTACGAGGCGGGCGAAACCGTGATGGCGGAATCCGACCGCCATGCCAGCGTACTGCTGTAA
- a CDS encoding dienelactone hydrolase family protein: MPNLKEDFDSLVAKTSLSDGVDRRTFMKTALGTGFAAAVLPVTAQTVIKTDTEGLTAGALDIEENGLSVPIYRAQPEGKTNLPVVLVVSEIFGVHEHIADIARRFAKLGYLAIAPNLFKRQGDPAAFASIPELYVNVISKVPDDQVLGDLDACVAWAKKNGGNVNKLAVTGFCWGGRITWLYASHNPKVKAAAAWYGSLVRGKDPEGKTEAEIKALTPKQPVDIAPTLKVPVLGLYGAKDQGITQDHVAQMKAALAKGSSKSEIVVYPNSGHAFNADYRPSYVEADAKDGWKRVLAWFKEHGVS, from the coding sequence ATGCCGAATTTGAAAGAAGATTTCGATAGCCTGGTGGCGAAAACCAGCTTGTCCGATGGCGTGGACCGCCGTACTTTCATGAAAACCGCCCTGGGCACCGGCTTTGCCGCCGCCGTGCTGCCGGTGACGGCGCAGACCGTGATCAAGACCGATACCGAAGGCCTCACGGCCGGAGCGCTGGACATCGAGGAAAACGGCCTGAGCGTGCCGATCTACCGCGCGCAGCCGGAGGGCAAAACCAATTTGCCGGTGGTGCTGGTGGTCTCGGAGATTTTCGGGGTGCACGAGCATATTGCCGATATCGCAAGGCGTTTCGCCAAGCTCGGTTACCTGGCGATTGCGCCCAATCTGTTCAAGCGCCAGGGCGATCCTGCGGCTTTTGCATCCATCCCGGAACTGTACGTCAACGTGATTTCCAAGGTGCCGGACGACCAGGTGCTGGGCGATCTCGATGCCTGCGTGGCCTGGGCCAAGAAAAATGGCGGCAATGTCAACAAGCTGGCAGTCACCGGTTTTTGCTGGGGCGGCCGCATCACCTGGCTGTACGCCAGCCACAACCCCAAGGTCAAGGCTGCCGCGGCATGGTACGGCAGCCTGGTCAGGGGCAAGGATCCAGAAGGCAAAACGGAGGCCGAGATCAAGGCATTGACGCCGAAGCAGCCGGTCGACATCGCGCCTACCCTGAAAGTGCCGGTGCTGGGTTTGTACGGCGCCAAGGACCAGGGCATTACGCAGGACCATGTGGCGCAGATGAAGGCGGCGCTGGCCAAGGGCAGCAGCAAGTCGGAAATCGTGGTGTATCCGAATTCCGGCCATGCGTTCAATGCCGATTACCGGCCCAGCTATGTCGAAGCGGATGCAAAAGACGGCTGGAAGCGCGTTTTGGCCTGGTTCAAGGAACATGGCGTGAGCTGA
- a CDS encoding BPSS1780 family membrane protein: MEKLPAKTGWIWIKEGFALFRKQPAEISTLFLAYMFAMLLLNVVPLLGRILPLVLVPVFAMSFMQACVNIEQGKRVYPNLLMVGFRSPALQKLLLLGVLYLIAAVIALAASSLIDGGLFWQTVTGESTPDPKEIQDSSMSLAMLFSAVVYLPAAMAFWYAAPLIMWKEMGVRKAVFYSFFAVSRELKAFAVYGLAWAAIGVVLPAIISVLIAVLVGSQSVTLMILLPLSIALTVVMYCSFYPTYTHIFGRPEADLPPLQETGAQE, from the coding sequence ATGGAAAAACTGCCTGCCAAAACCGGATGGATATGGATCAAGGAGGGGTTTGCGCTATTCCGCAAGCAACCGGCCGAGATCTCCACCTTATTCCTGGCGTATATGTTCGCGATGCTGCTGCTGAACGTCGTGCCGCTGCTGGGACGAATATTACCGCTGGTCCTGGTGCCAGTGTTCGCCATGTCCTTTATGCAGGCTTGTGTGAATATCGAGCAGGGCAAACGCGTCTACCCGAATCTGCTGATGGTAGGTTTCCGCTCGCCGGCACTACAGAAATTATTGCTCCTGGGCGTGTTGTATCTGATCGCGGCTGTCATCGCGCTGGCGGCATCATCGTTGATTGACGGCGGCCTGTTCTGGCAAACCGTGACTGGCGAAAGCACGCCTGACCCGAAGGAAATACAGGATTCCAGCATGTCGCTGGCGATGTTGTTTTCCGCCGTGGTCTACCTCCCGGCGGCAATGGCATTCTGGTATGCGGCGCCGCTGATCATGTGGAAAGAAATGGGTGTGCGGAAAGCCGTTTTCTACAGCTTCTTTGCCGTCTCGCGCGAATTGAAAGCATTCGCCGTCTATGGACTGGCGTGGGCCGCCATCGGCGTCGTGCTGCCGGCGATCATCAGCGTATTGATAGCTGTCCTGGTCGGCAGCCAATCGGTCACGCTCATGATCCTGCTGCCGCTATCGATCGCATTGACGGTAGTGATGTACTGCTCTTTTTATCCGACTTATACCCACATCTTCGGCCGGCCTGAGGCTGATTTGCCGCCGCTGCAGGAAACCGGCGCTCAGGAATAA